AGCAGGCGAACCAGACAACAacttgaagaaaataaaaaaaaagtaaatacatatatgtatgtgtgtatggaaTGCAATGCTCATTGTTAGACATTGACAGGTAAACCAAAGGCGGACCCACAGCTCAAGTCAAGCCCAAAGGATTAGGGGTGTGtgctctgcgtgtgtgtgtgtctcccAAGACATTCAAATGACAAATGCTGATGATCATGTTTTGGCATATTTGTGGTCGCAGTCAAAGGGCACAGCCCACAATAACAGCATTATACGGAAAACCCAATAGCGGTAAATCGGTAATCGCTATGGCAACTTTCCTAAGAAAATGAAACTTCCAGCTGCTCGAGAACTTCCCAGCTATGATTAAGTTGtaacaggcacacacacacactcacacacacaactttGAAGCCGCCGACAAGTCATTAATTGTGTCTGCAGTTTAACACCCAAAGGAACTTTCAACATATCTTCGCTTGTCGCTGGCCGAGCTCAGTTTTTTATTCTCATGGAAAACCCCCAAAAaagcgtgtgtatgtgtattcctgtgtgtacatgcatttCAATCTAATTAAAACAGGTGTTTTAATTATTGCAGCCatttaattttccattttttttctcttttttcttATTCTTTGCTATCATAAACGCCGCCGTTGTTGCCCGGCCCACTTGGCACATTTTTATGAGATCATTAAAAACCGTTGCAGTTCCTTAGCCAAGAGCTGCTCATTAGGAGCCGCCATGCTCCAGATATGATGAATTTTGTTACAGTTTGCTTTATTTGGCTCGTAAAAATGGCCAACAGGCAGCGTGTTTATaacgttgtgtgtgtgtgtgtgttttgtttaactattttttattgcaattagATGGTGCAGTTGGCATAAGGGCTACACAAAGAGGGAGCTCGTATGTGCACGTACGTATTtatctttatatgtattttggcATGCCACAACTTTTGCTGAGCTGTTAATTAGACGTAAAATGTGTTttagaacttttttttattggtgTTAGAGGTTTCgagccaaaaaaaagtataataAAAACTGGGACATATTTCAACGAGATCTAGCTGtaagcatatatttattaaaagtttttgccaaataaattatataattaataattactTATATAAATACGACGTTATTTAAGTCTCTTTCCTTACTTAACagattttacaaaatatataataaatgattttaatattatttattttattttattatttatttaaatttatttggaagATTATAAGAGCAGggttacatttatttaaattatttacttaaattcattaaattcaaaCCTTTTACTTATCTTAAACTAACAAATTACGTTTCCTGTCGATTGTTTTCTGTTCACTGATCTTTCCTACTGCCATTCATGCAGTTGACATTTTGCCTGGTCAGCAACTCCTTAGATCCACAGATTCCCCCTTCTATATGTATTCCGTGTTTTGCTTCACCTTCAGAGCGAGATTCCATAGCCTACTAAACGTAATTACATTGTTATTTAGCTCAGCAATTTTGTGTACCTTAACACTaatcaatttttaatgaaataatatGAACCCTTTTCATTCGTGCATTGCCTTTCCATACTTAATCAGGCaataataacataaattaaataaacaaagtcACTTACAATCAACCAATAATACACGCTGTAgaacttttattttcttagcgttggaagagagagagaaaaataaaagatgaAATATGAAGAGCGAACGCGATGATGTGTGTTAAATTTCACGGGTACCTTGTACCAGGTTATCCGAACGAGTCCAACAATAATAAGAGCAGCTGGTTCAGTTGTGGTCTGTTGTTTGGGAGAATATTGCAAGTTCATTATACAAACACCAATCAAACATAGCGGTTGGCTTCGGGACAGGTatgaaaatccaattaaagCCGCGTAAAACGTAGCAAcagatgatgttgatgataataatgatgatggAGCTCTCTGGATGTGTGATGGAAAACTGCAAGCTCACCGCACTTCTCACTCAATTAGAACAGAAAATTCAAAGGAAACgtgtaaacaaaataaatacgaaaTCAAGCAACAGACTCGACTCGACTAGACTCAACTCGAGTCGACTTTAACTCCTGCCTTGTCGATTTTTCCCGCCCTCAGTTTGTGTTGCCTCTCGTTGCGCTTTCCGTCTAAAAGGCTTGAGTTGATTTTGAAGTGGCCAACACGGCAGGTCGGGCCAACCGAACCGGGCAACAGAGGCACTTGAAACGCTTTTTGGCATTCTTCACCTGTCAACGCGGTAGTTTGGACTCTTGGATTCCGACACCGACTCTGACCACCGTCAGCTCGCAGTTCGTAGCTCGCAGCACGCAGCGGCAAAGTGCAATAAGAACGTCTAAAACCTCACACTTCACAACTTTTGCCGAAACATCAAAGTTGACGTACACAATGGCCATTGATGTGATACAACTGAAgtgcaaagaaaacaaaacacgaAACCCAGGCCTCAGCTCTGCTCTCTCTATAACAAGCAGCGCGTTCAGTCCAGCTCCATCGACATAGACATCGACATCGCTGTCGTCTTCTTCGTTGGCGGTGGCTTCAACGTTGTCGTCAGCTTCAACAAGCGTAAAATATTCTTAGAATTGCAACAACTTTAGTTtcgggcaacattttgacaaacATTGGCCTCGTGCTGCCCGCAGACCAGGCGCGTTTCGTTCTTAGTCGCCCAAATCGGGGCGCTGTAAAATCAACTTAAGTGTCTAGTTTAGTTAAATAACTGCGAATATTTTATTAggattatttaatattaatattatttctattttgatCATTTTAAGGttgataaaaattattatagttacattaaaattattattattcctaATATTATTacaactattattattattattgttatattattattattcttattattattaattattattattttagacAGGGTCATTACATTTTAGCGATACTTTAActtaacttatttattttgtaactTATTTATCCTTTTTACTTAGgtggtatttatttttcattaggTGTTTCCCCAAATTCTAACTCTTGGTTTATTAAGAtgggcaaatattttgtaattgaATTCTTATAGATCGTCTGATGAATACATATTGTATTATTCGGCGAATGACATTAATTCTTTGACCAGCTCATTCTCTTGAAGATTTTCGAAAATGTAATTTGACTGCATTAATAGCTAAATAATTCAGCTTTAATTTTGAAGTTATTCTcggctttaaaaatatatttcgctGGTTTCTTCCACCTTTCGTTAAACTGATTCAGTAGTAGATGTATTTTTTGTCGGAactaaattttgaaattgttgtaaaatatGGCACAACGAAACAGTGGCTCCATAAGCTCCAATCGTCCACGCACGAGTGTAAAAAATGTACAGACTTTGATGCCGCCAACAGTTGATCTCAATAAGATTATCAATCAGCTGGCTAGTTGTGATAATCCCGGCCGGGGCGTTAATCTACACGAGAGTCATGTACGATTTGTGTGCACGGAAGCGAGAGCAATCTTTCTGAAAGAGAAATCGATGTTGGAGATTAAGCCGCCGGTGAAGATATGCGGGGATGTGCACGGCCAGTTTGGGGATCTGTTGCGCATTATGCAGTCGACCGGCTATCCGCCGGACACCAGATATCTGTTCCTGGGCGATTATGTGGACCGTGGCAAGCAGTCCATTGAGACGTTTACCCTGTTGCTGGCCTTTAAGGTGCGCTATCCGCAACTGATTTGGCTGCTGCGCGGCAATCATGAATGCGCCAGCATCAATCGCATCTATGGCTTCTACGATGAGTGCAAGCGTCGGTATTCGGTGAAGCTGTGGCGCTACTTTGTGGATACGTACGACTGTATGCCACTGGCAGCATTGGTGGGTGGCCGCATCTTTTGCGTCCATGGCGGTCTGAGTCCCAGTTTAAAAAGCTTTCAGGACATACTGGCCATTAAGCGGCCAATTGACATACCAGATCAGGGGCTTGTATGCGACCTACTCTGGAGTGATCCGGATGAAAAGGTCCTCGGCTGGAGTGGCAATGATCGTGGTGTTAGCGTCACCTTTGGTGCTGATGTCGTTAAGAACTTCTGTTATCGCATGGGCGTTGATGTTATTTGTCGTGCACATCAGGTTGTCGAGGATGGCTACGAGTTCTTTGCCCGTCGTCAGCTTGTAACTGTCTTCTCAGCACCCAACTACTGTGGCATGTTCGACAATGCGGGCGCCATTATGGTTGTCAATGATGATTTGATTGTCAGCTTTGTAATATTGCGTCCGACCTATTCGGTGCAAAGTGCAATGGGCCATTCCCAGCCATTGCCGGCACTGGGCAAGAATCGAAACTATTAGCCAACTGAAAAAGATGTCTAAGGAATCCCCAGGTGTGGTCTATCTTTTACAATTcgaaaaatataagaataattattttataaattgagTGTTTGTGGCAGTCACACACGAATTATATATAGACTTCTTTTTGCTTACTTACAATAACAATCACCAGTTTTATTCacttcatttttatttgcttcaGAATTATTATATGGATTATTaagttatattatattatatatatatatcttattaGGTAAATTAAATGGTTGGCGACCAAGTTCAAATTGCTCATAAAAATTTTTACTCTTTTATAagtggtttatttatttattaaaaacaattgctTCTTatattcttaatatttttcttataaattTCGTGTTTAAACAAATTCGGCTAAACCCAGTTTTCAATACAGTCTTAATATACTGCTTAACTAccaaaatttttaatattttttcattatttccaTAATCACCTTATCCCCGATGCATAATGTTCCTGTATTTCAAGGAAATGCCATGagcattttgtttacaaaacAGTTTTGGGGCTTCCTTCAATCTAAGTACTTGTGTACATTTGGGTTGCCTTTCACTGCAGTCGAAACCCTTTCTAATTGTCGACCTCATTTTCACATGGGCCGCTACTGTTGCATTTGTGCAATTACCGAAAACTTTTGCCAGCATTAGAACAACAATGTTTGGGACGATGTGGCAGTGGCGACAGCCACATTCACAGCGACAACATCGACATGGACATCGACATAGACAGCACGACGTCTGCACTTAACAATTTTGGCAATGTTGCATGTTGCGTCGTGTGCTGaatgttgcataaataaagtAGAGATCACACGCAAACAAAGCTTCGGCTTCAGCTGAAACTGAAGCTGAAGTTGTTGACCAACGTTGGCAGCGGTTTTAGCTGCTCGCTCAACTGCAGCACACGGACGGGACGACACGGACAACATCAAAGTGTTGACTTGACATTTTGAACGACATTTTAACCTGTTTAGCCGTTGCGGCCAAGCTAAACCAAACAAGCGTAGCCAAAGCCGAGGCCAAGCCAGCGTACCATGGCAGTGGCATCATTGGGGTCTGTTGTCAAGCCAGAGACTGAGCTAGAGCCAGATCCAGAAGTAGAGTCACAGTCTGAGCTGAGGGGCAAATGAAACCAGCGAAGCAAACAACATGCCATGCTGCAATACGAATGACTGCATGCCGTTGCAATACCCTAATTTAATTATGAAGCTATCAACGACTTAAGCAAACATATCGTGTGTTCTATTGAAACTTCTATTTTTGTCCAGCAACTTACTGCAGCTACTGTTTAGGTTTGGGGACTAAagcttaattataatattattattgttaataatgataatataatagtaatactaataattataacaataatacGCATCGTTAAGTCTTGCTTAGATTTAATATTAGTCTGTCTTTGAAAGAGAATTTAAAATTCGTGATGATTTGTTTAATTCTCAAGTTATCGCTGTTTGGattactgctgctgttgatgatgacgCTGATTCGTTTGGGCCGTAATGTTGACTCGACTGGTTGGTTGTTTGAGCTGTTGTTAATTTTCCTAAAATCAAAGCACAGAATTCACAGGAAATGTAAGCCCCGTTGtggcaaacagcaacagcaacagcaatggcaatggcaagaGCCATGGCGTCGGTGTCCGGCTGCAACACAACCAGAACAAGAACTATAACTGGAACAGAGTTTAGCAAGAAACTGCATTTGCCTTTATGTTTACAAAGTCCCACTAGTAATACCCA
The sequence above is a segment of the Drosophila virilis strain 15010-1051.87 chromosome 3, Dvir_AGI_RSII-ME, whole genome shotgun sequence genome. Coding sequences within it:
- the LOC6624373 gene encoding uncharacterized protein, whose amino-acid sequence is MAQRNSGSISSNRPRTSVKNVQTLMPPTVDLNKIINQLASCDNPGRGVNLHESHVRFVCTEARAIFLKEKSMLEIKPPVKICGDVHGQFGDLLRIMQSTGYPPDTRYLFLGDYVDRGKQSIETFTLLLAFKVRYPQLIWLLRGNHECASINRIYGFYDECKRRYSVKLWRYFVDTYDCMPLAALVGGRIFCVHGGLSPSLKSFQDILAIKRPIDIPDQGLVCDLLWSDPDEKVLGWSGNDRGVSVTFGADVVKNFCYRMGVDVICRAHQVVEDGYEFFARRQLVTVFSAPNYCGMFDNAGAIMVVNDDLIVSFVILRPTYSVQSAMGHSQPLPALGKNRNY